A window of Chryseobacterium shandongense genomic DNA:
AGGATCCGGAAGTAATCATCAGAATATTTCTGGTGCCATGTTGGTTTGTAAGTAATCGGGTCATACGCTTTTACTTCGTGAACAATCCATTTCGGGTGCTTCTCTTGAAGCTTTGTCTGAATCATCACCGGTGCAAAACGGTTGTTTGCCTGCCACCATCTTCGATATTCCCCATCCATACATGGAATAAGATCCTGTTCTATCCATTTTACAATTTCGTTTTGTCTTTTTGGATTCTTTACAAGCTGCTTGTCTTCAATATCGTCACAAACGATCATATTGGGACGAGTGTTTTTCACTCTTAAACCTCTTACGGATTGTCCCATCCCTAATGCCTGGCCAATAAAGCCGCCTTTTGTTACGAACTTTTTATCCTCCCAGTTACCTAATTGCTGCTGCTCACCGAAATCAGATATGATCCGGGGATTAGCTTCAAATTCTGCTTTTATATCTTCCAGGAGCTGTTTGGCTTTTTCAAATGAATTTCCGATAATAACCAGGTATACTGGTTCACCACAAAGCCATCGCCAGAAGGGAATTATGATATTACTCCAGACGGATTTTGCAAGCGCCCGGCCCCACTGGCAGAATCCTTTAAATGTTTTATGCTTTGCAATAAGCTCAGCAAATTCGATCTGGAAGTCAGCACATGCTGAAGTTGCGTAGTGTGGAAAATAATATTCCACCATGCCGCGGATATCAGTCTTGTATCCGGCAATTCTTTTTTCTTTCTGTTTCTTTGTTTCGTTCAGGTTTGGCGAACCTGCACCGCGGGCAAACTCTAACTTTTCGAGATAGCGCTCTAAAGCCTGTTTATCCTGTCGTTTCATGTCTTTGGTCGTTATTAGTTTTTTAAGGGCTAAAAAAAGCGTTTAAACGCTTTTTAAATGCTCTAATTGTATTGTGTTGCTGCATGAAGTATATGCTCATGCTGAAAGTCTAAAGTTTTCATGTATAATTTTTCATCGTATTCCCTCATTGCGTTAAAGATTTTTTCCTGTATTTCGATGTACCTGGTGAGGGTGATTTTGTTTTCCGTGTGAAAGTTTGCCAGTGTTTTGTTCCACATCGCAATTCCCTGGTCAATAAAAACCGTTTGCCTCTTCAGGTCCTTCTCTTCTCCTTTCAGTTCTGCAACCTGTGTTTTAAGTTCAACCTGAATATTCTTATTGGAAACTTCGCGGATCTCTTTTTCAAGTTCGCGGATCTGTTGGGGATATTCCTTGATTTTTTTCATGATATCCAACCTTTCCACGGCCAGGTCATCAATAACCTGTTGGATCCGGTCAAGTCTTTGCCCGGACTGATTGATTTTTGAATCCCTGATCTGTTTCCAGTTTCCATTTTTTATCCAATCACCTACCGTATTAGGTCTTACTTTGAGTTTTGTCGCAATTTCCTTTGCTTCCATCCTTTCCTCCGTAAAGTAGAAGAATGCGAGATTTTTCTGCTCTTGTTTGGCCATGCTATCAGTGTATAATTAATGAAGCAAAGTTGCGGTGAAGAAAATCGCCTGTAAAATTCCCGTACTAAATCGTACCGTAAATCGTACTAAATCGTACCGTGAATCGTACCGATTTGGTACACCGATTTTACAGGAAAAAAAAGCCAGTGCAATTTTGCCAATGTAAAACGAACGGAATGGCAAAAAAGACAAAAATTGAGGCAGCAGTTACCAACGGGGTTTTAAAGCTTCGTTTGTCAGGAAGAATCTGGCAGGGTGATGTTGCATCATCTTTTAAATGGGAAATTGATGCTGCACTGGCTCAAAATATCAAAACTGCTGAACTATATATCAATTCTGAAGGCGGATCAGTATTTGAAGCCCAGGAAGCGATTAATGAACTCAAAAGACTTGATAAAGTACTTATCACCATTGGATCACTTGCTGCTTCTGCTGCAACGATGTTTCTCTGTCATTTTGAAGCACAATCTTACAGCACATCACAATTTATGATTCATAAGCCGCTAACCTGGGCCAGTGGAAACGAAGACCAGGTGAAAGCCGAACTGAAAGCTTTAACCAATTTAACCAATGTCTACAGGTCTGCTTATGCAAAAAAACTGAACATTACTGAAGAAGAGGTGGATGATCTATGGAAAAATGACTATTGGATGGATGCAAAGGAAGCCAAAGAAAAAGGCCTGATCTCTACAATCATAGACGAAGAAATTGAAGTGGATGAAACAACCGTGGCGATGATGGTAGCGTGTGGTTGTCCGAATGTTCCACAGCCAACCGCCAAAAAATCTGACAATACAAACAACAACGATACAAAAATGGACATCAATCAATTAAGAGCTGCATTAGGCATGTCAGCAACTGCTACGGAGCAGGAAGTACTTAACAGATTAGCAGAAAACAAAACGAAAGCTGAAGCTGCCGCCGCTGCCGAAGCCAGTTCGAATGAACAGAAGAAAACTAATGCCGAAAGGGTTGTTAATAAAGCAATCCTGGATAAAAAGATCACAGCAGATATGAAAGAAACGTATGTCAGCTTACATATTCAGGATCCGGCATCTACTGAAGCAATTTTAAACGGTATGAAAGGCGTTACTGCTGCTTCAGAGAACCAAAAGCATACGGCTGACGGTGACCTGCCAAAAGGAAGGGAAAACTGGACTATTGATGATTACCTGGAGAAAGATCCACAGGCGTTCAATGATCTATGTGAAACCAATCCGGATTTGGTTAAGAAAATGAACGCTGCTTATTCTCAAAAAAAATAATTTTTACTAATAACTATGTCACAAAAAGTAATAAGCGTATTGGCGCTTAAAAATGAGTTGGCGGTTACTGAATTGGTTAAAAACTTTAACCATGAGCATACCTGGCTTCAGGAGGTGCCTTCAAAACCGCAATGGGTAGGAAATGACGTGATCAAGATTCCGATCCAGGGAACGGCCCCGAAGGTTCTTATTGATAACAAAATCTATCCTATTAACGGGTCACAGCGTGAGGATGGTCACATTAAGATTTCTCTTCACAAGTATGAAACTGAAAACACTGAAGTAACGTCTGATGAGCTTTATGCGCTTCCGTACGAAAAAGTGAATGATGTTCAGGTTCAACACAGAGAAACTCTGGAAGATGTAACCGCTGAGCATGCTTTATTTTCTTTAACCCCTGAACAGGACAGCACGGTATCGCCTGTATTGGTAACAACTGGACCCGATGACGGAACAGGAAGAAAAAGGTTAATCACTAAGGACCTGAGAACGCTTAAAAAGAAACTGGATAAACTGAAAGTTCCTAAAAAAGGGCGTGTGTTGGTTTTATGTTCGGATCACGTAGATGATTTACTGGAGCAGGACGAAAAGTTCAATCAGCGTTACATGAACCACGAAGAGGGCGCTATTGCTGCCAAATATTACGGGTTTAAGATTTATGAAAGTATTTACGCTCCAGAATTTACGGATGCAGGTGTAAAAATTCCGTACGGCAGTGCAACTGAAGGAACTGAAGCTTCCGTTTGTTTCTTCGCTCCAATGACGGCGAAAGCACCGGGATCAGCTGAACGTTTCGCGATCGACAAAACTCAAAACCCTCAGTTCAGACGTCACGAAATCGGATTTGAATTGCACTGGGTGTGCGTAGCGATCAAAGATGAAGGTCTTGCCGCTATCAGATCAGGAAAAGCAGCTTAATAATAACTAATAACCATTTTACTATATCAATCAGAAGCCATGTCAACACTCAATCAATTATCATTAAAAATCGCTCAAAGCCAAAACGGCGTACAGGAAATTCCCAAAAACAGCAATGCTGGACCAGCAGTGGAATCTTATCTAAAAAGTGTTGGGCTTGGTAAAGGATATGCGTGGTGCATGGCTTTTGTTTATTGGTCGGTCAAAAAGGCCGCTGAAGAATTAAAAACAACCAATCCCCTGATAAAAACAGCCGGCGTATTACGCCAGTGGAATGAGATCAATCCGAGATTGAAGTTTGCAGGACCGAAACCTGGAGATATATTCATAATGGATTTCGGAAAAGGCCAGGGACATACCGGATTTGTCGTGGAAGTTTACAGTAATGGAACTGTAAAAACCATCGAAGGAAATACCAATGATGATGGAAGCCGCGAAGGGTACGAAGTCGCTTACCGGATCCGGAAGAATTCATCTTTCAAGGGATTTATCAGGATACCCAACTAACCAATGAAAACAACATTCATATTTATATTTTTTATTCTGGGATGCTTTGCTTTTACCGGTTGTAAAAGCAAGCAACTCCCAGGAGAAATAAAAGAACGTCTGATTTATCAGACAGAAACCGTAAAAGACACAGTTTTAGTAGTCGAAAAAGACAGCTCTTTTTATTCGGCATACATAGAATGTGTAAATGGAAAACCCGTTTTAAAATCGCCCTCAGAAAAGGCTGACAAAACGAAGTCACTTCCAAAAAGTAAGGCCGGAAAACATCTGGCTATTCCTAATGTAAAGCTCGAAAACGGCATTTTGTCCGTGGATTGCCAGAAAGAAGCCCAAAACATTTTCTTTCACTGGAAAGAAAAGTTCACCAAAGAGTATGAAAAAACTCATAAACCGGTTCCGGTTCCTATGCCTCTAACCAAATGGCAGGAAGCAAAAATGGCAATTGGTACACTCGTAATCTGGGCCACTGGTCTGATTGCATTAGCGTATCTCATTAGGTTTTTAATCCGTAGAAAAATATTTTAAAGTGAAAAATACTAAATCATTACAGGAACTGCTTGGACTGTCGGCAGATGTATTCAACAACGAAAAACACCAGGATATTGATATCGTGTATGCCGCTGAAGATGGTTTCATCTTTTTTGAAGATAACAGGGCGCGTGTACATTGCAGAAGAATCCCTGGACTGAAGTTTCACACAATCACCAGAACACAAGCCCTTCAGGCAGTTGAATTAAACCAATGGGAAAACGTGACTGTAAACGTGAATTCTGAAGATGTACCAGTGGTGAAAGCTACGCTTGCTCTACACACAACCCCGGTCGTGACGAAAGAAGCAGATTCAGATCCTGAAGCAAAGGAACTGGAAGCACTAAAAGCGCAATACGAAGAGCTTTATGGAAAAGCAGCGCATCACAATGTAGGTACTGAAAGGTTAAAGGTCTTAATTGCTGAAAAGTTATCTGAAGGAACAAACACTGAAGAATCACAAAATCAACCTGCATAATGGGAAAATTTCAAGCAATTAAAGTCAAACAAATAAACGGCG
This region includes:
- a CDS encoding ATP-dependent Clp protease proteolytic subunit; this encodes MAKKTKIEAAVTNGVLKLRLSGRIWQGDVASSFKWEIDAALAQNIKTAELYINSEGGSVFEAQEAINELKRLDKVLITIGSLAASAATMFLCHFEAQSYSTSQFMIHKPLTWASGNEDQVKAELKALTNLTNVYRSAYAKKLNITEEEVDDLWKNDYWMDAKEAKEKGLISTIIDEEIEVDETTVAMMVACGCPNVPQPTAKKSDNTNNNDTKMDINQLRAALGMSATATEQEVLNRLAENKTKAEAAAAAEASSNEQKKTNAERVVNKAILDKKITADMKETYVSLHIQDPASTEAILNGMKGVTAASENQKHTADGDLPKGRENWTIDDYLEKDPQAFNDLCETNPDLVKKMNAAYSQKK
- a CDS encoding CHAP domain-containing protein, producing the protein MSTLNQLSLKIAQSQNGVQEIPKNSNAGPAVESYLKSVGLGKGYAWCMAFVYWSVKKAAEELKTTNPLIKTAGVLRQWNEINPRLKFAGPKPGDIFIMDFGKGQGHTGFVVEVYSNGTVKTIEGNTNDDGSREGYEVAYRIRKNSSFKGFIRIPN